In Ciconia boyciana chromosome 1, ASM3463844v1, whole genome shotgun sequence, the genomic stretch AAATGAGCAGATTTTTCtgtcagccctgctgctgccttgaaCCAGGGGTGGGAAGCACCTCTCTGGATGCAAAGCTAGCGAGGCTTTGCAGCTATGGGGGCAGGTGGCACCAGCAGGGGACAAAAATGTTGGTGCTGGCCTGTTAGTGCTGGTTTGCATTTGTCTGTGAGCGAGCTGAGGACGGTTTTGCCTGGCACGGTGCTAAGGCAGAGGTGGTGTTCAGGCCAGAGGGCTCTTTCGAGGACTGGGGGCAAGCATGGTGGCACCTGAATTGTTCAGGGACTGCACGGGAGGGCATCCAGGCTGCTTGTCCCCTGCCATACCCCCTCCGGCATTTATTCATTAAATCCTCCATAACCTGCAGGCAGCATCCCTCGGCTCCCAGCAATTTCTCCCCTGCCCAGTCTCGGGAAGAAGGATTTTAATCTAGAGGCATGAGGGTGAGTCACAGCCACTGTGAGACGGCATGGCTGCCACTTCCTCCAGGCATATGTGCTCTGGGTCTAAGCCTGTGCTTCCCAGGTGTGAGAGCTGAGGGTGATCATGGCAACCTTGGCTGAGTTTACAGCAACTATCTTGCTCTGGGATCAGCTCTGTAGAAATTGGTGGAGCTCCTCAAGGAGGTAGATATTATTCAGCATGTGCAAAAGGCTTGGTATCTGTCCTGGAATAAGAAAGCACAGGGTTGTCCCACAGTGAGCCTGGCCGAGACCCCGAGTGACTTGGGGTTGAGCCCTGTGGGACATGACAAGCCTCCACCGGGAGCTGTCATGCTGCAGGATCTGCATGAGCCAACAAAGTCCCCATCTCACAGGCTCCCAGGGGAGGCAGTGGCTGGTGATGGGTCTCTGTCTGCCTGATGCCCGTGGCTGGAGGAtatctgctgctttcctccccaTTGGGGTCAGCTGTGACTGCAGTTGCAGGGCACCAGGAAGGGGCAGGTGGAGAACTGCTATCCACCCTGGTCTCGAGTGAAAGCTGGTGAGAATGTGGAGGAAGCCAAACGCATGACACCTCCCAGCTCTGAGGGCGTCTAGGCAGGGGGGACTTGGTATGGATGTGAATGTATATATGGACTCGTATGAACCTTTATATGGACTTATGGCACACTCATGATGAAATACACAGTTCTGATCCCTTCTCCTGAGCATGCTGGCATGTGCAGACGGGGCTCCCTCAGACAACTTTCCACTGGCTTTAAGGATGAGGATGGAAGGGAGACAGTGGGAAGACAAGCAGACCTTCTGCAAcatctcccctcctctccttcccctctttcaacccatcttccctttctcccatcCCCGCTGCTCCCTGCAGGAGGGGCTTGTTCACATGGTGCAACTCCTTAGAGCTCCATATCAGCCCCGTAATCCTGGCATCTGCGGTGATTGAGGTGTGATTGTGCAAGTAACTGATGAAGACACACATTAATGGTGGGAGGAGTTGTACGGACACCAATGGGCTCTTGTGTGGGAGGGTGCCCGATGTGTTGGGAAAGAGTGTGCTGCAAGCCAGTGAACACAGCTGAAGCAGAGCAGCTATTTTTGTGTGGGCAGGAGGGCTGTGACATCTTGTAGCCTGGTCCTGCCTGGGAATGAGATGGGAAGAGGCAGCTTGGGAGTTTCTGTGTACAACAGGGCAAAACAAGTTCTGGACTGGCAGCCCCAGATGCTGGTGTGGTGGCCATGGCCTGTGCCTgtgcctcctgcagcacagctccgTCCAGTGCCCTGccaggcttggggaagggggaaagtcCCCCGTGAGGACCTCCTGTGGCTCTCTGAGCTTCTCCTCCGGTAGTcctgagcagggctgagcccagcaAGCCTGTGAGACTGTTGGGCATGAGCGCATGAGCTGCTCGCCCCGTGATGTATCTGTGGGTTTTTGCGGGGAGCTGCTTCAGGGCTTGCTCCAGTGGGGAGCAGAGGTTGATGCCACAACCCCCAGTCCATGTGACAGTGCACGCAGGACCACGTGTGACAGCTCCACCAGCTGTGGTGGGAACCTGCACCAGGTCACACTTACAGGTCTGTCTgagccggggctgtgccggAGGTGGGTTGCGCTCAGCAAGGCTCAAGCTGTGCTGCTCCATGCCATGCTGCCTGTCACCTCCTCTactggggctgctctgcctgtgtgGCTTGGCAAGTGGTCTTCTCCTCAGCTTCTCATTTGACAGCCACTTATCCATCTGCACATGGGGCATCCCCAAACCAGCCAGCTCACAGACCTGGCCCTGTTTCCAGCCCCCTTCCTGCCCACTGCCTGGCTCGTACCAGGTGTTACCTGGGGTCAGGAGCCTGTCTCAGTGCTCTGTTCACCTCCCTGGCCAACTGATCCCTCACAAGTGCCAGCAGGgactgcttggcttgtttatGCACCAGGGGATGCAGAGAGGAATATCCTCCACTGGGACCTGCTGCCTTCTTCCAAAGGCAAAACCTGGGTCTCCTCTCCTCCCGCCACATGGTCCCCCACCTTTGATGGTGAGTGCTCGCCCTGGTGTTCATCACTACCGTGGTCATGTGCTTCACTGGTCCACCTTGCTCTAGGTCTGTGGCTTACCTGCCTCAACTGCCTTCCTGCTGGCGGCTCTGCAGATGTGCACCGTAGGCGTAGGGTGTGAAAGGAGGTGGGCTGTGCGGTAATGttgtcctttcttttctccccaaataGCATGACTACAGTCATTATCATCCTGGCTGTGGTGATTGCCCTGATCATCGGGTTTGGTGTCTCAGGTATGTGACTGCTCAGATTTCTTGCTGTTACCGGTGGGGCGATGAACTTCTGCCCTGCCGCTACCTCCATGTCTCCATCCTGTGCATGGGCTGAGGTGTGATCTTGTGTGGAAGTGCCACCTATGACCCTTTAACGAAGGCTTGCTTTATAAAGCTTAGGTACCAGATGGCTGAATTAATTAAGACTGCACAGGCGACTTCGGTTCTGGCCTTTCTCAACAAGGTATCACTCCATGGCATTAAACCACAAGGAGCTGTGCTCTCCTTAGAGACTGTGAGCTCTTGTAGGTTTTAAATAgtgcagagatttttttacacacacatacacacgcacGCATGCTCAGGGTGGATTAGAAGACACCAGCACTTGGCACTCAGAGCTGAGTGAGGAAATCTGTGTTGGCTCTTAATTTCTGGGAAAACTTGTCAGCGGGCCTGTCCCAGGCTACAGCTGTGCATGTGTGAGCCCTGGCGCTGTGGGGCAGCTCTGTTTTGCCCCGGGAAGTGAATACCTGATCTctgctttcacagcagcaattagggctttttttgtttggttgggtttttttagttataTCTGGTGTGTTAGCAACTGAAATGTTCAACTCCATCTGTTGCTCCACGGGAAGCCAGCTGAGGCAAGGGGTCAATAAGTATAGCACAAcctgtgctgctggagatgTAGTGCTGTGTTAGCTGAAATTTCCTTGGGCTTGGAGCCCTAAACCTACACATACAGAAAGTCCTGCATTTACTGTGCTCCTTCTCCCAGATAGGAGGAGATGATGGTATTTATTGCGAAGTTGGGCAGCATCTGTCAGGATGGGGCATGTTCCCCTGCTCCCTCAACAAAAATGTGTTGCTTTGGTGTTGGCCAAAATGCAGCCTCCTTGGGACACTTAGGGAAAGGCTGCATGGGAAAGAGGACCTGGCCCCGGGAAGGAACTAATTCTCAAGCTCACTGCTTAGGATTTGACTTGATAAGCAATCTGTGTCCCCAGGGAAGAGAAATGCTGACTTTTcgtaaatgaaagaaaacagtttggaTTCCAGTAAGGGCGAAAGAACAGCCTCCTACTTCTCTGCCAGCATTACTCCTTGCAATCACATTTATAATGCATAAAGGGAGATCCCAACTAAGACAAGACACAAAAATCATGCTCTTCTGGCAGCCGCAAAGAGAAGAATCACTGATACATATAAGTAAGCAAGAAAACACTATGCAAATTCTtctcaaacaaataaaaggagcTACTTTTTGAAGCAGACTGCCTGCTAAAGAAATGCTCCTGTGCTTTATCTTGGTATATAAGCAATGGGAATTGACCTCTGCTAGCAGCACTGGTAGCTGCTACTGGTGTCCTTGCAATGTGCCAGTGCCCGTTCAGCCTCGGGGTTGGTGCACGACAGCCGCAGGGCAGTCTGGCCTTTCTCCATGCTCACTGCCTCGCCTTCCTCATGCCGCCTTGCTTTGTCCTTGCAGGAAAACACTCCATCAGCGTCACGGCGCTCACATCTCCAGGGAACATCGGCCAGCatggcatcctgggctgcacttTCGAGCCCGACATCCAGATGGGCAGCATAGTGATCCGGTGGGCCAAGGCGGGAGTAGCGGGGCTGGTTCATGAGTTTAAAGGAGGAAAGGACCACCTGCAAGAGCAAGACACGTCGTTTCAGGGCCGCACGGCGGTGTTCGTGGACCAGGTGATCGGCGGCAACGCTTCCCTGGAGCTGAGGGACGTGCAGCTCTCTGACGCCGGCACCTACCGGTGCTCTGTCACCACGGCCAGAGGGAGCGGTGCGGCAGTGCTGCAGTACAGGACGGGAGGTGAGgggtaaaagaaagaaaatcctgctGCAAAATGCAGGCTACTGTGGCTCGGTTAGACCTACCTGTGGTTATGCCGATGCTAGAGGCTGTGTGAGCAGCACCCACTCCTCCAGCACCCACCGTCGAGCCTTGCACCCCTGAGTAGGACtggggtatttttgttttttttccagaggtgtTTATGGCCTTACCCACTCTTTCCACATCCTCGTTCcagaaaagattattattttaatacactcagttgtcttttcttctatttacCACACGTAGTCTACCAGACACTTAACTAACTATAAAGAGCCCCTAAGAATGGGAGTAGCTAATTGATCTTATAAAGATTCAGATTTTATACTTATTAAAGATAAAATGATAGCTTTTTCTGTCTAGATTAAGATATATTTCCAGCCAGGAGAAATGCTGCATAGTAAAAATTATAGCctatttaatatgttttttctgtttttctaatgtattcagtttttcaaaatggCTATCAAAGCAACAAACAGCCTATATCATCGTTATCTTAAGTATTACATATTTGCTAGAGTTAATTGTTTACCTTGTTATGAGTCAACCTTAAGACATGCACAGACACTGCTGAATTTTCACTTGTGGGTCCTTAATTCTTCTGAAccctctgggcttggccatcaTGTTCACCGCCGGCACAAAGCAATACGCTTCCACTGAACTCAGCAGCGTTTCACCCGTTTGTGTCGCCTCTGGGTCTTTCTAATGAAATTGTGGTGTGTTACACTGACTATACAATGGTGATAACGTGAGCCGGCACAGGTAGGTGGTCTTAGTGTTTCTCTGGCTGGCTTTTGCTGGCACCCCTGAGGTCCCAGCACATCTCTTGAACTCAGGGGTTGGCACAGCAGAGTGGGTCCATGACCTTCCAGGGAATATTTCTAAGGTAGCCAAGAGAATGGttagaaaggaggaaaaaaaaatcttcatggCTCTCCAAATGTTGGGGAGGCAGTCCTCCAGGAGAGATCTAGAAACCACCAGGTCTTCACACTCTTCCAGTGAGATGACTTTGGCTGCAGTAACAAATCACCTCCCAAAGGGTCACCTCATGTTGGAGATTGATGGATGAACCACTTCAGGGTCTCCTGCAGACTGCAGTCTTTGCACCCTCTCCCTCACCACTGCGACCGGTGTTGCTGCCCAACAGCTCAAAttaggagaggaaaaactgtCAGACGTCTCCAAGTCAAGGAAAGACAGTTTTAGGACAGGTGACTGCTTGTGTGGTGAGGCCAGCTGTACTGGCAGCATGTGGAGGTTCCTCTGTGCTTCAGGCCAGTCATGGCAGGACAGTAGTAACCAGCAGAGCTCTTGAATGAGACAGGCTGCTTTTCTGCACGTCCAGTCTCCTCCTTTGGCCCAGCAGAGCCAAAGCACCAGGAGGTGGGCACCAGCTTCTGTGCAGAAGCTTGTGACAGATGTCTTGGAGATGCAGACACATTTCCATGTCACTGACAGGGAGTCTGTCTTGGGACAGAAAGGCAATATGAGACTTGGTGTCACAGGAACATCTGGCCAGTGTCATTTCACACCGTCTCCCATTTCTTATTGAAAGTGTGTTTTCTGCCCTGTTGCTACATGAAGCACTTCCCcaagcagtgaaaaaaaggCTGCTGGGCTCACAGGCCCCTTATTGTGCAATGGCAAGGATGCAAGAACTGCTTGGGACTACAGCAGGTAACCGCAAGGCTAGAGGGCTTTGGCTCACGTCTGAGGCATGCTTAAGTCCCATGGGGAATTGGTCTCCTACCCTTACCTGAAATCTTGTGAACCTGCCTGATTTTGTGTTGCTTGATTTGATGTTCAAGGTAACCCACAAAGAAAAGGCATTAGAGAGAACACGTGAAATGCTGTATTAGGTTTTATTTCCATTGAAATCAGTCAACTCTGCTCTCctaaaaagctgctgtttgctcTTCACCTATGTGCATGTGAGAAATACAGTGAATGTACTGAGGTATGTTTTTCTAGGAGACTGAGACTAAGAAAGTTTTATTTGAGATGGCCTTGGCTTTAAAACACAGCTGAGTTTGCAATGGGCTTCAAACGTTTCGTTTAATTCAGGGATGTTGGCGTAAATCCTGCAGCTCAGGCCACACCTTAGTCTGCCCTCAGCCTCAGCAGGTGCAGACAGAGCTTCCCTTGGCTGCAGCCCCATTTAGCGTCAGTCACAACACGAAGCTGTAGCTGTTGGTCAGGCTCCCTTCTCAGTCAGCAGAGAGGGTGAGtcatcttccccttcccctggccTCTGATAACAGCAATCACTTTTGGCATGCCTCTCCCTGCCGAGAATAGCAGGTGCCTCCTTTCAGCCacctgccttcagcagagctgagcagagctgtgccagctgcagctcctgcccggGGAAGCCGGGTGTTTGGCAGACATGGGCAGTCTCAGGCTGGCCAGGTCCTGAGCTCAGTCTCCTCTGGGAGCTTGGATGTCCAGGAGCTCTTGGGAAATGCTTAGTTTATGAGCCTGGGACCCAGCTTGTAATTGTTAAGAAGAATTACTTAGACACTAAAGCTGTGCCATGACCTCAGCAGATCTTGTCAAATGGGACTGCCTTGTCCTAGGAGTTTTTAGGTCCCCTGTAGTCATCCCCCTGTAGCGCAACCTATACAGACCTCTGTCTGACCCTCGGTGTTTGGTTTGGCTACCTGTGATGCTGAGCAGCAAGTACTCTAGAAATACTTGGGACTGACCGGCAGATGCAGTTGGGTGTTTCACACCCAGTTCCTAgacatttgctgttttctgactCTCTCCCTGTTTTCCCTCCCAAAGCCTTCAGCACCCCCAAGGTCCACgtggagaacagcagcagcgGGGACATGGTGCAGTGCGAAGCACCACGCTGGTTCCCTCGACCCGCCGTGCGCTGGACAGCCTACAGCAACACTGGGGAGTACCTACCTCATGTTGCCAACACCAGCTATGAGCTGAACGCTGAAAACATCACTCTGAAAGTGGTTTCCTTTCTGCACAACATTACTGCTAATGCCACCTACACCTGCGTGATTGAAAACAACATTGCCAAGGCTACAGGCAACATCAAAGTGACAGGTAGTGTTTAACACCATGCAGAGACCACAGGAGCGGGGGAGAAGAGAGTTTAAACAGTGCACCTGTGTGTGTCAGGGGGCTCCTGCAGCACCTGTGTCAGTCAAGGAAGGAACTGAAATCCGTGGCTAATCCAAGCACCTCCCTCTCTGTCCCTGGGATGAAGGAAAGGGTCTGTGTTTGGTCCTgctatttcagatgtttttcatgGTAATGATTGCTCCCTTGGCACAGGGGACAGAACTGCCAGGGAAcgggaaggaaggaaggatacACTTCAAAAGAATGTATTCCTTTGAATgttaaccaaaaccaaaccaaccaaccaaaaacctcAACTTTTGACACTTTCTTTAGCCAGTTAAACTTAGATCCCTTTTGTGTACCAAACCAGCAGGCCCCTTTAGCTGTTACTAATGACAATCTCTTTGACTCCAGCCCACCCCCTTTATTTAAAAGGCCATCTTATTcacaggaaagcaaactttCCAAAAAGCCTGGATATCTTTTCCTGTTCTACATGAGAAGGGTCATAGCTCTTCTACAGTGAGGGCTTCATAGCAGTCGGTCTCCAGCACAAGAGGCAGGGTCTATCTTTATCAATATTCAGAAAACTGGGGAGGAATAAATATACACACTCATTTTGGCTTCCCTGCTGTGCTCCCCCATTCTGGTAGCCTCTCACTATTCTTCTGCTACAGATTTCAGCATTACAAGGGGGACCAACTTGCAGCTGATGAACCTGGACACAGAGTCAGTGTCCTCCTCCCTTCCAGTCTGTCACTGgatgcttctccttcccctgtaTCTGCTGTCGATATAAAGCCTCTATAAAACAATCAGAAACACTGCTGAACCTGGAGGTAAGCTTGGAAAGGGAAACTCATAAGCATATATGCTCGGTATAAGTATATGTAGGCCCTCTTTCTGAGTTTTGTTACAGCAGCAGACCTATCTCAAGCCTGCCAGAACAGCAGGACGTGTCTTTGCCCTGTGCCCAtcctttccccatccccagcttTAGGTGCGACGCATGGCTTCTCCCATCACTTTCTGCAACTTTAGATTCTTCTCTTACACTCTTGACTGTCATCTCTTACTCGTCCTCTCATTCTCTTTTGCTTCCCTCCTCAACCTTCTCTGTGACCCGAAAGATAGACTTCTTGCTTGCTGCTC encodes the following:
- the VTCN1 gene encoding V-set domain-containing T-cell activation inhibitor 1; the protein is MASQGQVIFWSMTTVIIILAVVIALIIGFGVSGKHSISVTALTSPGNIGQHGILGCTFEPDIQMGSIVIRWAKAGVAGLVHEFKGGKDHLQEQDTSFQGRTAVFVDQVIGGNASLELRDVQLSDAGTYRCSVTTARGSGAAVLQYRTGAFSTPKVHVENSSSGDMVQCEAPRWFPRPAVRWTAYSNTGEYLPHVANTSYELNAENITLKVVSFLHNITANATYTCVIENNIAKATGNIKVTDFSITRGTNLQLMNLDTESVSSSLPVCHWMLLLPLYLLSI